A genomic segment from Candidatus Zixiibacteriota bacterium encodes:
- the pal gene encoding peptidoglycan-associated lipoprotein Pal: MKKVALLLLIGVFALAFMGCPGKPPPPPPPPVDTAETTQPVEPEPEPEPAPPPKAELKEAQLQTVYFDFDKFNLRNDAKAALDHNASLLKEYEDVVIKIEGHCDERGTVEYNLSLGEKRAKAAQDYLVGLGIEPARISIISYGKERPIDTGHNEEAWAKNRRAEFRIISQ, translated from the coding sequence ATGAAAAAAGTCGCATTGCTCCTGCTAATTGGTGTGTTTGCCTTGGCTTTCATGGGCTGTCCGGGTAAGCCTCCGCCACCCCCACCTCCTCCGGTAGACACCGCCGAGACCACTCAGCCCGTCGAGCCCGAACCCGAACCGGAACCAGCTCCTCCGCCGAAAGCGGAGTTGAAAGAAGCTCAACTACAAACTGTGTATTTTGATTTTGACAAGTTCAACCTCCGCAACGATGCCAAAGCGGCCTTGGACCACAATGCCAGCCTGCTTAAGGAGTATGAGGATGTTGTGATCAAAATCGAAGGTCACTGTGACGAACGCGGAACTGTCGAATACAACCTGTCGCTTGGTGAAAAGAGAGCCAAAGCCGCTCAGGATTATCTGGTCGGACTGGGTATCGAGCCTGCCCGAATTTCAATTATCAGCTACGGCAAAGAGCGACCGATAGACACAGGCCACAACGAAGAGGCCTGGGCCAAAAACAGACGGGCGGAGTTCCGTATTATTTCGCAATAA
- the murI gene encoding glutamate racemase — translation MSKPIKSDREAPIGVFDSGVGGLTVLKEIFNLLPFEDCVYFGDVGRTPYGGRSKDIITQFTRQDVAFLIEQKVKFIVSACNTASSVALPEIKRDYPVEMIGVIEPGARAAAERTKGGKIGIIGTHATIGSNAYAKCIHEIDPKLKVFSLACPLFVPLAEEGYIDKEATYLIASDYLQTMKDVDVDTLVLGCTHYPLLKHVIGDVMGDNVQLIDSAEETARVVNELLSEMNLLNPHASQTPCPEGETKYFVSDVPERFSGVASRFLGREVSRITRVDISRY, via the coding sequence ATGAGCAAACCGATAAAATCCGATCGTGAAGCACCCATAGGCGTCTTTGACTCCGGGGTGGGCGGCCTTACAGTACTGAAAGAGATATTCAATCTCCTCCCCTTTGAAGACTGCGTCTATTTCGGCGATGTTGGCAGAACCCCGTATGGCGGGCGCTCCAAGGATATCATTACCCAGTTTACGAGGCAGGATGTCGCCTTTCTCATCGAGCAAAAAGTCAAGTTCATCGTGTCTGCCTGCAACACAGCGTCATCGGTAGCGCTGCCTGAAATCAAGCGGGATTATCCCGTCGAAATGATAGGCGTAATAGAGCCGGGAGCCCGCGCCGCCGCCGAGAGGACAAAGGGTGGTAAGATCGGCATTATCGGCACTCACGCTACTATCGGCTCCAATGCCTACGCCAAATGTATCCATGAGATCGACCCCAAATTGAAAGTCTTCTCCCTCGCCTGCCCCCTGTTTGTGCCGCTGGCCGAGGAAGGATATATTGACAAAGAAGCTACTTATCTTATAGCCAGCGATTATCTTCAGACAATGAAGGATGTCGATGTTGACACACTCGTGCTGGGGTGCACACACTATCCACTGCTGAAGCATGTCATTGGTGATGTTATGGGCGACAACGTTCAATTGATTGACAGCGCCGAGGAAACCGCGCGGGTAGTCAACGAACTCCTCTCCGAGATGAACCTTCTCAACCCCCACGCGTCGCAGACGCCCTGTCCTGAAGGCGAGACGAAATATTTTGTCAGTGATGTACCGGAGCGATTTTCCGGTGTCGCCTCACGTTTCTTGGGCCGCGAAGTCAGCCGCATCACGAGGGTGGATATAAGCAGGTATTAG
- the ybgF gene encoding tol-pal system protein YbgF, with product MLTHKNRNTTAILVMAVVFIGIGLSGCATKRNIDELAAEVRQVQRQNVQTQETLAHLDSTVTAGAESNDRLRADVAVTMNELRQQIDMLLENYNELLAQINQMGRQPSVTHVIRSSPGASEQTTVTKVDSAATRPVETAPSQPAIDCDATYDNSFILVRQGEYEKAIEGFRLYLENCPKHSSAENAYYWIGESYYSLEKYVDAINEFKYLIDNFKSSVNASRAMYKMARSQQELGKTSEAKATFQRVIDEYPETLEASQAKERLKDL from the coding sequence ATGCTGACCCATAAAAATAGAAACACAACCGCCATACTCGTTATGGCGGTTGTGTTTATCGGAATCGGCCTGAGCGGTTGCGCCACCAAGCGCAATATCGATGAACTCGCGGCCGAAGTACGCCAGGTCCAGAGACAGAACGTACAAACCCAGGAAACGCTGGCCCACCTCGACTCCACTGTTACCGCCGGTGCTGAATCGAACGACAGGCTCCGGGCTGATGTCGCTGTCACCATGAATGAACTCCGCCAGCAAATAGATATGCTTCTGGAAAACTACAATGAGCTTCTCGCGCAGATAAATCAAATGGGACGGCAACCGTCGGTTACCCATGTAATCCGCAGTTCACCGGGAGCTTCCGAGCAAACAACGGTGACCAAAGTCGATTCCGCCGCAACCAGACCGGTCGAGACGGCTCCATCGCAGCCGGCCATCGACTGCGATGCTACCTATGACAACTCGTTTATCCTCGTCCGGCAGGGAGAATACGAAAAGGCTATCGAGGGATTCAGGCTCTATTTGGAGAATTGCCCCAAACATTCCTCTGCCGAGAACGCCTACTATTGGATAGGCGAATCGTATTATTCGCTCGAGAAGTATGTCGATGCTATCAACGAGTTCAAATACCTGATCGATAATTTCAAGAGCTCGGTCAACGCCAGCCGGGCCATGTACAAAATGGCTCGCTCGCAGCAGGAACTGGGCAAGACCAGTGAGGCCAAGGCAACATTCCAGAGGGTTATCGATGAATATCCGGAGACTCTGGAAGCCAGCCAGGCAAAGGAGAGACTCAAAGACCTGTGA
- a CDS encoding response regulator: protein MSYKVEINTAKVLVVDDEPEITEIVETFLVEHGFKVQTENSPNRAIEKARAFKPDVILLDIMMPGVDGYDICQSLKSDPEFANVPVIFLTGKDRTDDMGRSFKSGGDMFIKKPFSCERLLEIVSIVLMSTGKH, encoded by the coding sequence ATGTCCTACAAAGTAGAGATAAATACTGCCAAAGTCCTGGTTGTCGATGACGAACCGGAGATAACGGAGATCGTTGAGACATTCCTCGTCGAGCACGGTTTCAAAGTTCAGACTGAGAATTCTCCCAATAGAGCTATCGAAAAAGCCAGGGCGTTCAAGCCCGATGTTATCCTGCTGGATATCATGATGCCAGGGGTTGACGGTTATGATATCTGTCAGTCTCTCAAGAGCGACCCCGAGTTCGCCAATGTGCCGGTAATCTTCCTGACAGGGAAAGACCGCACCGACGATATGGGTAGATCGTTTAAATCGGGCGGCGACATGTTTATCAAAAAGCCGTTTTCGTGCGAGAGACTTCTGGAAATAGTCAGTATCGTTTTGATGTCCACCGGTAAGCACTAA
- a CDS encoding GNAT family N-acetyltransferase: MVEIIQATTKEHLAAVYELFREYIESLGFDLSFQNIEEEIANLPGEYAPPEGRLYLALCDGQPAGCVGLRQLSSVICEMKRMWVRPQFRGKKIGHTLAEKVVEDARAIGYRKMVLDTIDTMAEAMAIYRSLGFKSVQPYYYNPIDGATFFEKDLTEDTVKS, translated from the coding sequence ATGGTTGAAATAATCCAGGCCACCACGAAAGAACATCTGGCAGCGGTTTACGAGCTGTTTCGGGAGTATATCGAGTCGCTCGGTTTTGACCTCTCTTTCCAGAATATCGAGGAAGAAATTGCCAACCTTCCGGGAGAATATGCTCCACCGGAAGGACGTTTGTATTTGGCGCTGTGCGATGGCCAGCCGGCCGGCTGTGTGGGCTTGCGCCAGCTTTCGAGCGTTATCTGTGAGATGAAGCGAATGTGGGTGAGGCCGCAGTTCCGGGGCAAAAAGATAGGCCACACGCTGGCGGAGAAGGTGGTCGAAGATGCCCGCGCGATAGGCTACCGCAAGATGGTACTGGATACTATCGACACCATGGCCGAGGCGATGGCAATCTATCGGTCGCTCGGTTTCAAATCAGTTCAACCGTATTACTACAATCCAATCGATGGCGCGACGTTCTTCGAGAAGGACCTGACCGAAGATACGGTCAAATCATAA
- a CDS encoding polyhydroxyalkanoate synthesis regulator DNA-binding domain-containing protein, which translates to MKLIKRHKNRRLYDADESRVITQADLARMIRNDIELRVVDNATGKDITLAVLGRVMLTEASSWEDIKESKELFQKIISLGGDKSMSVLKNTILASIGVIQVTREKAEKIIDDLIKKGELDKSDRKKAVMELLDRAEKSTSQLKEKIAKGADETQQEFAKVVKSLNVAKQSDLKSLEAKVDKLTKALKDLEKKLTKE; encoded by the coding sequence ATGAAGCTGATTAAGAGACACAAAAATCGGCGGTTGTACGATGCCGATGAAAGCCGGGTAATAACGCAGGCCGATCTTGCCAGAATGATCAGGAACGATATTGAGCTGAGAGTTGTTGACAATGCTACAGGCAAAGATATTACTTTAGCGGTACTGGGGCGAGTCATGCTCACCGAAGCTTCATCATGGGAGGACATCAAAGAATCGAAAGAGTTGTTTCAGAAAATAATATCATTAGGAGGTGACAAATCCATGTCAGTACTGAAGAACACTATTCTGGCGTCAATAGGAGTGATCCAGGTGACCAGGGAGAAGGCCGAGAAGATCATCGACGATCTGATCAAGAAGGGGGAGTTGGACAAGTCGGATCGCAAGAAGGCGGTCATGGAGCTTCTCGATAGGGCCGAGAAGTCAACATCGCAACTTAAAGAAAAGATCGCGAAGGGGGCTGACGAGACACAGCAGGAATTCGCCAAGGTGGTGAAATCACTGAATGTGGCCAAACAGTCCGACTTGAAGAGTCTTGAAGCCAAGGTTGATAAGTTGACCAAGGCGCTGAAAGACCTCGAAAAGAAACTTACCAAAGAATAG
- the ligA gene encoding NAD-dependent DNA ligase LigA has translation MPGVIYFGMGKADSEIQKQLKELRDQINHHNRLYYVEDRPVISDADYDRLFDRLLQLEKEHPELITPDSPTQRIGFAPSKRFEPLEHRVPMLSLQKVTTPEEFSEFDRRVREGLEVTSDVEYVTEPKLDGLAVELIYESGLFVRGSTRGDGFIGENITPNLKTIRNIPLRLSDEAGSKYPLLEVRGEVIMRRSAFERLNKWMIQNNQAPLANPRNGAAGSLRQLDSSITASRPLIFYAYGISETELEGLDNQYGTMKFLESEGFTVHKQTTLASGAKEVSAAFDRLSDERANLDYDIDGMVTKVNSYAQQRILGQISRAPRWAVAWKFAAEQTETILEGVEFSVGRTGAITPVAKLKPVRVGGVIVSNASLHNEDELKNLDIHIGDSVIVQRAGDVIPEVVEVILAKRPKGAKPVVFPTKCPSCGTKIIRPEGEAAHRCLNTACPAQVEGSLIHFASKGGLDIDGLGDKLARQLIKEGLVKDPSDLFFLKKEQLLPLELMADKKASNLIEAINRSRQTELPRVIFALGIMGVGESAARVLAEHFVSFVRLRNASLEDLTNIAGIGPVIAANIFEYFRNPGNIEMLRRMKEGGLVLPDFKSTATGGALAGKTFVITGTLSKPRNHFKNLIEQQGGKVSGSVSAKTDYLLAGADPGSKLDKAGKLGVTVLDEDSFNALLG, from the coding sequence ATGCCGGGTGTGATTTATTTCGGCATGGGCAAAGCCGATTCCGAAATCCAAAAGCAACTCAAAGAACTTCGCGACCAGATCAATCACCACAATCGCCTGTACTATGTCGAAGATCGGCCGGTTATCTCCGACGCCGACTACGACCGCCTCTTCGACCGCCTGCTCCAGCTCGAAAAAGAACATCCTGAACTCATAACGCCCGACTCCCCCACCCAGCGCATCGGTTTCGCACCATCGAAACGGTTCGAGCCGCTCGAACACCGTGTCCCGATGCTCTCGCTTCAGAAAGTAACCACCCCCGAAGAATTTTCGGAGTTTGACCGCCGGGTAAGAGAAGGTCTGGAGGTCACATCGGATGTCGAGTATGTCACCGAACCGAAGCTCGATGGTCTGGCAGTGGAACTTATTTACGAAAGCGGTTTATTCGTTCGCGGTTCCACTCGCGGTGATGGCTTCATCGGCGAGAATATCACTCCCAATCTCAAGACTATCAGAAATATCCCGTTAAGGCTTTCGGACGAAGCAGGCTCAAAATATCCGCTGCTCGAAGTTCGCGGCGAGGTAATCATGCGACGCTCGGCCTTTGAACGGCTCAACAAATGGATGATACAGAACAATCAGGCGCCGCTGGCCAATCCGCGCAATGGCGCCGCCGGGTCGCTCAGGCAGCTTGACTCGTCAATCACCGCCTCTCGCCCGCTGATTTTTTACGCCTATGGGATTTCCGAAACGGAGCTCGAGGGATTGGACAATCAGTATGGCACCATGAAATTTCTTGAATCCGAGGGTTTCACGGTACACAAACAGACCACCCTGGCAAGTGGCGCAAAGGAGGTCTCGGCCGCCTTTGACAGGCTGTCCGACGAGCGCGCTAACCTTGACTACGATATCGATGGCATGGTTACCAAGGTCAACAGCTATGCGCAGCAGCGGATCCTGGGGCAAATATCGCGAGCGCCCCGATGGGCAGTGGCGTGGAAATTCGCCGCCGAACAGACTGAGACTATTTTAGAAGGCGTGGAGTTTTCAGTCGGCCGCACCGGCGCTATCACCCCGGTGGCGAAGCTCAAACCCGTGAGGGTGGGCGGCGTGATTGTCTCCAATGCCTCGCTGCACAACGAAGATGAGCTCAAGAACCTCGATATCCACATCGGCGACTCGGTAATCGTACAGAGAGCCGGTGATGTTATCCCTGAGGTGGTCGAGGTGATTCTTGCTAAGCGCCCAAAAGGAGCAAAACCGGTTGTCTTCCCGACCAAATGCCCATCGTGCGGGACCAAAATCATCCGGCCCGAAGGCGAGGCTGCTCACCGGTGTCTGAACACCGCCTGTCCCGCCCAAGTCGAAGGCAGCCTGATTCATTTCGCGTCCAAAGGCGGACTTGATATCGATGGCCTCGGCGACAAATTAGCCAGACAGTTGATCAAAGAAGGCCTGGTCAAAGATCCATCGGATCTGTTCTTTCTGAAGAAGGAACAACTGCTCCCTCTCGAATTAATGGCGGATAAAAAGGCGTCCAACCTCATAGAGGCCATAAACCGCTCCCGACAGACCGAACTTCCGCGGGTGATTTTCGCTCTCGGTATCATGGGCGTCGGCGAATCGGCAGCCCGAGTTCTGGCTGAACATTTTGTATCGTTCGTAAGGCTTAGAAACGCCTCACTGGAGGACCTGACCAACATAGCCGGAATCGGTCCGGTGATAGCCGCCAATATCTTTGAGTATTTTCGCAATCCCGGCAATATCGAGATGCTCCGGCGCATGAAAGAGGGCGGCCTGGTGCTGCCCGATTTTAAATCCACCGCCACCGGCGGCGCGCTGGCGGGCAAGACTTTTGTCATAACCGGCACCCTCTCCAAACCTCGCAACCACTTCAAAAATCTCATTGAGCAGCAGGGCGGCAAGGTCTCCGGCTCGGTCTCGGCCAAAACCGATTACCTCCTGGCCGGCGCCGATCCCGGCTCGAAACTCGATAAGGCCGGCAAACTGGGCGTTACCGTCCTGGACGAAGACTCATTCAACGCACTTTTGGGTTGA
- a CDS encoding N-acetylmuramoyl-L-alanine amidase, whose translation MNSIYRLISVNFLIALALAFAAPIVSAENVKVAISGTTQEIKAYNDREIEYISFSEFADIIGGSLDWSLVGHEIIYTQDTNRFVFVVGSPYFKRNDSLFNLTYPAQFIQGQLYLPAVTFIPFLDHVSYQKITWVGQSNTIRVDSEYFNVTDMTMSAKANGLLIEIYLTSALAYDIFVTEGNWINVSIRDGKLNIPRLQSRRDSRYMYDLKTHQQSQVGQLSIRLKRKVDKWTHKVQMDPPRIQISIADVNFDMEPSDTTPKIGPDDKIDVIVIDAGHGGAHYGAIGQKGTREKDVALGIAKELAKLIRKDKQFKVVMTRDRDETVTLQERADIANKASADLFISIHANSSLKQHVQGWNVFFLAPAKNDSARAVAQFENSAFFREQEPENNNNSSGLTYDDPILTILNEMIMTEFQAESHDLAMMLDREFRRNLKIPARGVDQAGFYVLNMVFAPSILVEAGFISNQTEEKLLKKDDYQKDVAKAVYDAIKRFKAKYESQ comes from the coding sequence ATGAATTCGATATACCGACTGATTTCCGTCAACTTCCTGATCGCCCTCGCCCTGGCTTTCGCCGCACCGATCGTGTCGGCCGAAAATGTCAAGGTCGCGATCTCCGGCACAACTCAGGAAATCAAAGCCTATAATGACCGCGAGATCGAATATATCTCTTTCTCGGAGTTCGCCGATATTATCGGCGGCTCGCTCGACTGGTCGCTGGTCGGTCACGAGATAATCTACACTCAGGATACCAACCGCTTTGTTTTCGTTGTTGGCTCGCCCTATTTCAAGCGCAACGACAGTTTGTTCAATCTAACATATCCGGCGCAGTTTATCCAAGGTCAACTGTATCTGCCGGCCGTGACATTTATCCCGTTTCTCGATCACGTGTCCTACCAGAAGATAACGTGGGTGGGCCAGTCCAACACAATCAGGGTTGACTCGGAATATTTCAATGTTACCGATATGACGATGTCGGCTAAAGCCAACGGCCTTCTCATTGAAATCTATCTGACCAGCGCGCTGGCTTATGACATTTTCGTCACTGAAGGTAACTGGATCAATGTATCGATACGCGACGGCAAATTGAACATCCCGCGCCTCCAGTCCCGCCGGGATTCCCGATACATGTACGACCTCAAGACCCATCAGCAATCGCAGGTCGGCCAGTTGTCAATCCGGCTCAAGCGAAAAGTCGACAAATGGACGCACAAGGTTCAGATGGATCCACCTCGAATTCAGATTTCTATTGCCGATGTAAATTTCGATATGGAACCCAGCGACACCACCCCGAAGATCGGCCCCGATGATAAAATCGATGTGATCGTGATCGATGCCGGACACGGTGGAGCGCACTATGGCGCTATCGGGCAGAAAGGCACCCGTGAGAAAGATGTCGCTCTGGGAATCGCCAAGGAACTGGCCAAACTGATACGCAAGGACAAGCAGTTCAAGGTCGTGATGACACGTGATCGCGATGAAACCGTCACACTTCAGGAAAGGGCCGACATCGCCAACAAAGCTTCGGCCGACCTTTTCATTTCAATCCACGCTAATTCGTCGCTAAAACAACACGTGCAGGGCTGGAACGTCTTCTTTCTGGCTCCCGCCAAGAATGACTCCGCCCGCGCTGTCGCCCAGTTCGAAAACAGCGCCTTCTTCCGCGAGCAGGAGCCTGAAAACAACAATAACAGCAGCGGCCTCACCTACGATGACCCCATCCTCACCATTCTCAACGAGATGATTATGACTGAATTCCAGGCGGAATCGCACGATCTGGCCATGATGCTTGATCGCGAGTTCAGGCGAAACCTGAAAATCCCCGCCCGCGGCGTCGATCAAGCCGGGTTTTACGTTCTCAACATGGTCTTTGCCCCCTCCATCCTCGTCGAAGCCGGCTTTATCTCCAACCAGACCGAGGAGAAACTTCTTAAGAAAGACGACTACCAGAAGGATGTCGCCAAAGCCGTCTACGACGCCATTAAACGTTTCAAAGCCAAATACGAAAGTCAATAG
- the smpB gene encoding SsrA-binding protein SmpB: protein MMKEADNIKIISRNRKARHDFEIHSTIEAGIELVGTEVKSLRDGKINIADSYAFIENGQVWLKNLHISPYKMASDGGHDPMRLRRLLLHKREIRKLSVQTEQRGMTLIPLSIYFKGKVAKVELAVAAGRKRYDKREAIAKSEADKRIQRATKKDY, encoded by the coding sequence GTGATGAAAGAGGCTGATAACATAAAAATCATCTCGCGCAATCGCAAGGCTCGACACGATTTCGAAATCCACAGCACCATTGAGGCGGGCATCGAGCTGGTCGGCACCGAAGTCAAGTCGCTTCGTGACGGAAAAATCAATATTGCCGATTCTTACGCCTTTATTGAGAACGGTCAGGTGTGGCTTAAGAACCTGCACATTTCCCCGTATAAAATGGCTTCCGATGGCGGTCACGACCCGATGCGGCTGCGGCGCCTGCTGTTGCACAAAAGGGAGATACGCAAGTTGTCCGTGCAAACCGAGCAGCGTGGCATGACCCTGATCCCTCTTTCCATTTATTTCAAGGGGAAAGTCGCCAAAGTCGAACTGGCGGTGGCGGCCGGACGTAAAAGGTATGACAAAAGAGAAGCGATTGCCAAAAGCGAAGCGGATAAAAGGATCCAGCGCGCCACCAAGAAAGACTATTAG
- a CDS encoding XTP/dITP diphosphatase yields the protein MQLVLATNNEDKIREIRHLLDDLPVTIMTRNDFLEFPDVEETGTTLEENAVLKARAISEFCDLPALADDSGLEVDALNGAPGVYSSRYAGEKVTYADNNRKLLKELEGVPDEKRTARFRCVMAICWGVDDVQTVEGVAEGFIAGETSGSSGFGYDPLFYYPPAGKRFSEMTLEEKNLVSHRGKALQEVRTVIIDRLNSLRD from the coding sequence ATGCAACTAGTCCTGGCCACAAATAACGAAGATAAAATCAGGGAAATCCGGCATCTGCTCGATGACCTTCCGGTCACGATTATGACCCGAAACGATTTCCTTGAATTCCCCGATGTCGAGGAAACCGGAACAACCCTCGAAGAAAACGCTGTCCTCAAGGCCCGCGCTATCTCGGAATTCTGTGACCTGCCCGCTCTGGCCGATGACAGCGGCCTTGAGGTCGATGCTCTGAATGGCGCTCCCGGCGTATATTCTTCAAGGTATGCCGGTGAGAAGGTCACCTACGCCGATAACAATCGCAAGCTCCTCAAAGAGCTTGAAGGCGTCCCGGATGAAAAACGCACGGCTCGCTTTCGGTGCGTAATGGCTATCTGCTGGGGAGTCGATGATGTCCAGACGGTCGAAGGTGTGGCGGAGGGTTTCATCGCGGGTGAAACATCCGGAAGCAGCGGGTTCGGCTATGACCCTTTGTTTTACTATCCACCGGCAGGCAAACGTTTCTCTGAGATGACGCTCGAGGAAAAGAATCTGGTATCTCACAGAGGAAAAGCTCTTCAGGAAGTCCGCACGGTAATAATCGACCGCCTCAACAGCCTTCGCGACTGA
- a CDS encoding DUF1858 domain-containing protein yields MSLYMKRFVYASLFYLALAAIIGILDGTMNLGYAATFAHTHFNLLGFMAMIVFGIGYFILPRFNGTELRFESWIPVHFWLANISLVGMVVFRGLSVETGADIYSVLFVISASAQVISIFMFVVNIWITLTPKKQPQAKTPIGQPSSPSTPSATFVVDEPKPVVRVSADTPVAYLVDTLPSLKETLVRGGLTPLGMPGHMDKVRAAGVTLGNAARNHGLDLDQLIRDIEDELKRNGFATGNDISAQPKFTATTMIGDVIANNPRARATFQKYFGSGCFDCPGQAYESIDMACRMHGIQPEVFLKELNETV; encoded by the coding sequence ATGAGCCTTTATATGAAAAGGTTCGTGTACGCCTCCCTGTTTTATCTGGCTCTGGCGGCTATTATCGGGATACTCGATGGTACCATGAACCTGGGATATGCCGCCACCTTCGCCCACACCCACTTCAACTTGCTCGGCTTCATGGCAATGATCGTATTCGGCATCGGCTATTTCATTCTGCCCCGCTTCAACGGCACCGAACTTCGGTTCGAAAGCTGGATCCCGGTCCACTTCTGGCTTGCCAACATAAGCCTTGTCGGCATGGTTGTGTTCAGAGGGCTTTCGGTGGAAACCGGCGCCGATATCTACTCGGTTCTGTTCGTAATCAGCGCCAGCGCGCAGGTTATCTCCATCTTTATGTTTGTAGTCAACATTTGGATTACGTTGACGCCGAAGAAACAGCCGCAGGCCAAAACGCCGATAGGACAGCCATCCTCCCCATCGACCCCTTCCGCAACATTTGTGGTGGACGAGCCAAAGCCGGTGGTCCGTGTTTCTGCTGACACTCCGGTCGCTTACCTGGTGGACACTCTTCCCTCGCTGAAAGAAACTCTTGTCCGCGGGGGTCTGACTCCTCTGGGAATGCCGGGGCACATGGACAAAGTAAGGGCAGCGGGCGTCACTTTGGGAAACGCCGCCAGAAATCACGGGTTGGATCTTGACCAACTGATAAGGGATATTGAGGATGAACTGAAACGGAACGGATTTGCGACCGGAAACGACATCAGCGCGCAACCTAAATTCACTGCCACGACTATGATCGGCGACGTTATCGCCAACAATCCGAGAGCGCGGGCGACATTTCAGAAGTATTTCGGGTCGGGCTGTTTTGACTGCCCCGGGCAGGCTTATGAGTCTATCGACATGGCCTGCCGCATGCACGGCATACAGCCGGAAGTGTTTCTAAAAGAATTGAACGAAACAGTATAG